From a single Shewanella donghaensis genomic region:
- a CDS encoding YchE family NAAT transporter, translated as MDLMLYVKFFLGLVAIINPIGLLPVFVTLTSHQTEEERNHTGKVANFAVVVILVVTIFIGEHILNMFSISLSAFRIAGGSLIAIIAMSMLQGKLSPVKRNSEEDREAYAMESVAVVPLALPLMAGPGAISSVIVFSSSHDSMTDMIGMSITVVVFGLMSFGLFRMAPIIFKILGTTGINVITRLMGLLMLSIGIEVVAAGLKGLFPSLMNG; from the coding sequence GTGGATTTAATGCTTTACGTTAAGTTTTTCTTAGGATTAGTTGCCATCATCAATCCTATTGGGCTTTTACCCGTGTTTGTAACATTAACCAGTCATCAAACAGAAGAAGAACGAAACCATACGGGGAAGGTTGCCAACTTTGCTGTGGTCGTTATTTTAGTGGTCACAATTTTTATTGGTGAACATATATTGAATATGTTCAGTATTTCTTTATCAGCATTTAGAATTGCCGGAGGCAGTTTGATTGCCATTATCGCAATGTCGATGTTGCAAGGTAAGTTAAGTCCTGTAAAACGTAATTCAGAAGAAGACCGTGAAGCATATGCTATGGAATCAGTTGCGGTAGTACCTTTGGCATTACCTTTAATGGCAGGTCCAGGGGCAATTAGTTCGGTTATTGTATTCTCATCTAGTCATGATTCAATGACTGACATGATCGGTATGTCGATTACAGTAGTCGTCTTTGGTTTAATGAGCTTTGGCTTATTTAGAATGGCGCCAATAATATTTAAGATACTCGGCACAACAGGTATCAATGTGATTACGCGATTGATGGGATTATTAATGCTATCCATTGGTATTGAGGTTGTCGCAGCAGGACTTAAAGGTTTATTTCCTTCACTTATGAATGGCTAG